Below is a window of Deltaproteobacteria bacterium HGW-Deltaproteobacteria-2 DNA.
ACATCCGTTTGATAAAAGATGAAGCTCTTGCCGCTGCGGCAAAAGCTGATGAGAACATTAAAAAAGGCGATATAAAACCATTAACCGGAATTCCCATTGCGTTGAAAGATATTGTCTGCACTAAAGGCATCATCACGACATGCGGTTCGCACATATTGCATAATTTTGCACCGCCTTATAACGCCACCGTCGTGGAAAAACTGACGTCTGCCGGAGCAGTATTTGTCGGCAAAACTAACATGGACGAATTTGCCATGGGATCTTCGACGGAAACTTCGTATTTCGGCCCTACCCGCAATCCCTGGGATCTGGAAAGAATTCCGGGCGGCTCCAGCGGCGGCTCCGCAACGGCGGTTGCCGCGGATGAATGCATCGCTTCCATCGGTTCCGACACCGGCGGTTCTATCCGCCAGCCGGCGGCGCTTTGCGGCGTTGTCGGAATGAAACCGACGTATGGACGTGTCTCTCGATTCGGACTTATCGCTTTCGCGTCTTCGCTTGATCAAATCGGACCTTTTACCAAAGATGTAGAGGACTGCGCTATTATGATGAATGTTCTGGCCGGATATGATGCAAAAGAATCAACTTCCGTTCCCATGGAAGTGCCCGATTACCGGCAATTTGTCGGACGTGATATCAAAGGCTGGAAGATAGGAATTCCCAAAGAATATTTTATTGAAGGCATTGATCCGGAGGTGACCGCTGCCATTAAAAAAGCAATAATGGTAATCGAACAAAGCGGCGGACAATGCGTGGATATTTCTCTGCCGCATACTCAATACTCTGTAGCTACTTATTATATCATCGCTCCGGCAGAGGCCAGTTCCAATCTGGCACGTTACGACGGCGTTAGATATGGCTTCCGGTCGGCCGATGTTCGCGAGCTTTTAGAAATGTACAGAACAACCCGCATGCAGGGATTCGGCGCGGAAGTTAAAAGAAGAATCATGATAGGCACCTACGCCTTGTCTGCCGGGTATTACGATGCTTACTACAAGAAGGCTTCCCAGGTGCGGGCGTTAATCAAGCGAGACTTTGAAGAGGCTTTTAAAAAGTGTGATGTTATACTTACTCCGACAACGCCGACACCGGCTTTTAAGATCGGCGAAAAAACAGATGACCCGCTGCAGATGTATCTTTCCGATATTTTCACCATATCAACAAATCTGGCGGGAATACCTGGAATTTCGGTTCCCTGCGGATTTACTTCCGGCGGCCTGCCGATAGGAGTGCAATTTCTGGCCGGCCATTTTGAGGAAGGAAAATTAATTCAAATCGCCTCTGCTTACGAGAAAAACGCCAAAATTGAAAAGAGGAGGCCTGCGTTATAATGGATTTTGAAACAGTCATCGGGCTGGAAGTTCACGCCCAAATGTTAACCGACACAAAAATTTTCTGCGGCTGCTCCACAAAATTCGGCGCATCGCCCAACAGTCATACCTGTCCCGTTTGTCTGGGCATGCCCGGAGTTCTGCCGGTCTTGAATAAAAAAGTTGTCGAATACGCCATGAAGATGGCGCTGGCAACAAACTGTGGAATAAATAAATCCTGCGAGTTTGCGCGTAAAAATTACTTTTATCCCGATCTGCCCAAAGGATACCAGATATCCCAATACTCCTATCCTCTGGCGGAACACGGCCATGTTATTCTGGATATAAACGGAGAGCAAAAGAAAATCGGTATCACGAGAATTCATATGGAAGAGGACGCCGGCAAGCTGATGCACGACGAACACAACCCAGTAAGTTACGTTGATCTGAACCGCACCGGCGTTCCGCTGATTGAAATCGTCAGCGAACCGGATATGCGTTCATCCGAAGAAGCGGCCGACTATCTCAAACGCCTGCATGAAATTCTGGTTTATCTGGAAATTTGCGACGGGAACATGGAGGAAGGATCGTTTCGCTGCGATGCAAATGTATCCATCAGACCTAGAGGTCAGAAGGAATATGGCACCAGAACGGAATTAAAAAATATGAATTCCTTCCGCAATGTACAGCGCGCATTGGAATATGAAATCAAGCGCCAGCAATATCTTGTGGAAAACGGCGGCACGGTGATTCAGGAAACACGTCTGTGGGATGACGCTCAAGGCGCCACCAATTCCATGCGCAGCAAGGAAGAAGCGCACGACTACCGTTATTTCCCTGATCCCGACTTGGTTCCGATTTTGGTTGATGACGCCTGGGTCGAAAAAATCAAAAAAGATCTTCCCGAATTGCCGCTGGTCAAACGGGAGAGATTCGTCAAGGATTATCAAATTCCCGCTTACGACGCCGGCGTACTGACAGCCGACAAGGCGCTGGCGAATTACTATGAAGAAGTGGTCAAGCTCTGCGCCAAACCCAAAGTCGCCAGTAACTGGATTATGGGCGACGTTATGAAATTTCTTAATGAAGATAAACTCGATATCCGTCAATGTCCCATCAAGGCGCAATCCCTGGCCGATATGATCCGGCTGATTGAAGAAGGCACCATCAGCGGTAAAATGGCCAAAGAAATAGTCGAAGATATGTACAAAACCGGTAAATCGCCGCAAATGATTATCGAAGAAAAAGGCCTGGTGCAAATTACGAATGAAGGCGAACTGGTAAAGACTATCACTGCCATCATCGAAGCCAATCCAGGGCAGCTTAAGGATTATCGCGGCGGCAAGGAAAAACTTTTCGGTTTTTTCGTTGGTCAGGTGATGAAGGCGACTCAGGGCAAAGCCAACCCTCAGCTCGTCAATGAACTTCTTAAAAAGATGCTTGCCGAATAACCACGGGTATGTTCCGCAGCAAACTGCGGAACATAGCACCCTCCGCTGCGCGGGATTGTTCAATTTGCCAATTCCGCTACGCTTCGCTTTCGGAATTGGAGTTTCACAATGATTAGAACAATTTTTTGGAAAAATAACAGTGTAATTTTAATCGACCAGAATGCTTTGCCTATCGCTGAAAAATATGTTGTCTGCAATTCGTATAAAGAAGTAATTTCCGCCATAAAGGATTTAACCGTACGCGGCGCTCCGGCCATCGGCGTTGCGGCCGCAATGGCGGCCGCGTTGGGAGCCCTGCACCTGCCCTCTTTATCTCCAAAAGAATTCCAGAAAAATATTTTAGCCATCTGCGACGAAATCGCAAAATCTCGGCCAACGGCACGCAATCTCTTCTGGGCTTTGGAACGAATGAAAGAAGTCCTTTCTCGAGCAAAACCGGCAAGCCAAAGTAATCTGATTAAAGAACTAATCAATGAAGCGAAATGCATTTGTTCTGAAGATATAGAAATCAACCGGCAAATGGGGAAAAACGGCAGCCCGCTTTTTGCCGACGGAGATAATATCCTGACTCATTGCAATGCCGGCGCCTTGGCAACGGCCGGATATGGAACCGCATTGGGCGTCATTCGCGCGGCCTGCGAACAGGGCAAAAAACTGCATGTATATGTGGACGAAACCAGACCTGTACTTCAGGGCGCAAGACTCACCACATGGGAATTGAAAAAAGAAAAAATTCCTTTCACGCTGATTACCGACAACATGGCGGGATTTCTGATGAGCCAGGGAAAGATTGATAAGATTATAGTGGGAGCAGATCGAATCGCCGCCAATGGAGATACGGCCAATAAAATCGGCACCTATTCTCTGGCGGTTTTGGCCCGGGCGCATCGCATTCCATTTTACATAGCGGCGCCGCTTTCCACAATTGATGTTTCTTTAAAGACGGGAGAGGTCATTCCTATTGAAGAAAGAAAAAGTGAAGAAGTAACGAAGTTTAAGGGAGTTCGCAGCGCACCGGCTGGAACAAAAGTTTATAATCCGGCTTTTGATGTAACGCCGGCTAAATTTATCTCGGCAATTATTACGGAAAAGGGAATCCTTACAAAACCATATTGCATCTCCATTTCCAGTATGCATAAAGGGGAAAAACGTTCATGAAATTGTTTCTTTTTGATTTTGACGGTGTCCTTGTTGACTCATTGGATGTTTATGAAAAAACAGTTACCGATTGTCTCCAGAAAATAAATCAGCCGTTAACACGTGGCAGAGAAGAATTTCTGGAGCTTTTTGACAATAATTTTTACGAATCACTGGAAAAGAAAGGCGTTAATTTAGACGTGTTTATGGAAGCCGCCGAAGATATTATCGCGCGTATTGATTACAGCAAAATGAAGCCCTTCAAAGCTATGCTGCCTGTCCTTAATGAACTCAGAAAAAATCATACACTTATAGTTATTTCCTCAAATGACAGCCCGACCATTCAAGAGGCTCTGCGCCTTTATCATTTTAATGGAATATTTCAGGAAATTCTCGGTTCTGATTTTAAGTTCAGCAAAAAAGAAAAAATTATCTACGCCGCAAAAAAATATTCTGGAGCGCCGAACGATATTTACTATATAGGCGACACAACCGGAGATATCAAGGAAGGCAAACAGGCTGGAGTTAAAACCGTGGGCGTAACCTGGGGCTGGCACAGTAAAGAAAAAATGGCCGCGGCCAAACCGGATTATCTTTTTGACAATCCGCATGAACTCTTGCATCTAAATCAGGTTTGAATAAAACATGAAGGAAATATTGGAATACGTCAGTTCGTGGTCTGTTCTGAAATGGATTGTTCTTGTTCTTATTGCCGGATTTATCGGACAGTTCGGCAGGATGGCGGCAGAGGCAATCGCCGGGAAAATACGTGCGCGCCGCGAGAAAAACGAAGTTACGCCGAATGGCTCAACAAACTCATCCGAGTCTCATTCCCCATCAATCAGTGAAATTCCCGATAAAAAACTTGTAAAAGCACTGGCTAAAGCGAAGAAAAAGGAAGCAAAGAAAAAAGTTTAGCCTATTGGGATAAATACTTTAAATGTGTTTCCAGCAGACGATGTTCGTTAAAATCTTTGAGTTTCAGATATTCAGGTGTTGTGCCGGCAAATGCGCATTTGGGAGCAAGGCCGATTAATTCTGATTCCAATATTTTGGCGCCACCCTCAGCCGCCAGAATTTTCACCCGGTCAAAAACCGTCTTTAGCGGCGTTTCTTTATAGTTAAGCAAATTAAGAGACACCTGCGCCACACCGCGGCTTTTTAACATTAATCCGATGGCGCGTACAGATTTTAAACCACCGCCCTTTTCTCTGATTCGCGACGCTATATGCTTTGCAAGATGCATGTCCTCACTAGCCAGATTTATATTATAAGCAACCAGCAAATCTCTGGCACCAACAACAGTAGCACCGGACTGCGCGTTGAATTTTTTCCCTCCTTCATCCGGAATATCTTTCATACGCATCATTTTTTCTGCCAATCCTTCGTATCCACCGCGGCGAACGTCTGGCAATTCTATATACGAATCTTTTCGCGCCGCAAAACCATAGAAATACACGGGAACGCCGAAGCGCTCGCCCAATTGTTTCCCGAAAGAATGGGCCAGATCAACCGCGTCTTTCATCTTCGCCGTCCCCAGTGGAACAAAAGGCACAACATCAACTGCGCCCAAACGCGGATGAGCTCCGGCCTGTTTACGCATATCAATCAGCTCCAGAGCTTTACCGCAGGCAGCAAGCGCCGCGGCAAGCACATCCTTCGGCTTTCCCAAAAAGGTAAAGACACTTCTATTATGATCGGCATCACCGCTAAAATCAGCCAGTTGCACGTCGGGAAATGATTTAAAAACAGCAGCAATCGCCGTGATTGTCCGGGAATCACACCCTTCGCTAAAATTCGGTACACATTCAATAATTTTCATATTTACGCCTGATAAATTTTTATATCCGGCAGTTCGATACAGGTAAGCTTTCCGCCATAAACTACGCCTGTATCAATGCCTATTTTATTCTTCTTGATTAGCGGTCTCTCTCCTATTGGGGTGTGACCGAAGACAACTATTTTACCAATGTCGTGCTCGCTTTCTATAAACTCGTACCTCACCCATAATAAATCATATATTCCCTGCTCGGCCAAGGGTACTTCAGGATTTAAACCGGCGTGAACAAATATATATGTCCCTTCTTCATAATAGGGCCGCAGAGATTGGAAAAAGGTTAGATGATCAGCGGGAATTTTGTTTTTTCTTTTTTCAATATCGTCATAAAGAGAAATACCATAGGAATGAAGGGTGTTGATACCTCCGTTCGTCAAATACATGTCCTCATCCACACCTTCCAGATAGTTCAAAAACATACTTTCATGATTACCGAGGAGACATACCATTTTTTTATATTTGCCTTGTAGATGAAGGACATAATCTATAACTTCCTTACTGAATCGGCCGCGATCAATGTAATCACCGATGAAGATCAGCGTGTCATTTTGTCTGTCGATATCAATCCTGGACATCAGATCTTTAAGCTTTTCCAGACAGCCGTGAATATCTCCTATGGCATAGATTTTATTCATGAGATATTGCCTGATTTCATAACAATTTATTCCAAAAGAGCTTTTGTAAAATCACCGCTGTCGAAAACGCGCAAATCATCCAGGCCCTCGCCGACCCCGATATACCGAACCGGCAGGGCAAGCTCACTGGCTATGCGCACTACCACACCGCCCTTGGATGTGCCATCAAGTTTGGTCAGGACAATGCCGGTCGCTCCGATTTCTTCTTTAAATGTCTTGGCCTGAACAACGGCATTCTGGCCTGTCGTCGCATCAAGAATCAGTAATATCTCCGGCGACAATTCTGGCATTTCTTTGTTAATAATTCTTTTTACCTTTTTCAATTCCTCCATCAAATTTACTCTGGTATGCAATCGGCCGGCAGTATCCACAATAACAACTCCGGAATAACCGGCTTTAATTTTTGCCACAGCGTCAAACACAACAGCCGCCGGATCGGCGTTTGTTTTTTGCTTGATGACCGGAGCGCCCACGCGCTGACCCCAAACTTCGAGCTGTTCGACAGCCGCCGCCCGGAAAGTATCGGCGGCAACCAGCATGACCTCATAGCCATCACTTTTCAGTGAGTTCGCTAATTTGCCTATGGTGGTTGTTTTACCGCTGCCATTGACCCCGATAGTCATAATAATAAATGGTTTCCCTTTAGGAATAGACAGGGGCGTCTCCATCTTTTGCAGAATGGCAATCATCCGCTCCTGCAAAATCTTCTTTATTTCCTGAGCGTTCTGCAGTTCATTACGGCTGACGCGCTGTTTAACATCATCAATCAAATCGTAGGTAAACTGGGGACCCATATCCGCAGAAATTAAAAGCTCTTCCAGTTCATCGAAGAGTTCTTTATCCAGAACTCTTCTGCCGAAAATAAGATTGTCCAGATTTTTCGTCAGAGCATTCCTTGTTTTGGTCAGCCCATTTTTTATTTTTTCAAAAAAACTTATCTTTGCCATACATACACCTTTCTTATGCGATGATAATTAATAACCGCTTTTTATGAAGAAGTAAAGCATCAGGTTATACGTTGAAAAAACCGGCAACCCCGGCCCTACGCCGAGGCAGGCTGTGCCAACAAAAATAGCGCTTTGATTTAAAAGTGGGCTAGTTGAGATTGACGGAAACCAGAGAAGATATCCCCTGTTTTTGCATGGTGACTCCAAATAGAGAGTTGGCAACTTCCATTGTACTCTTGTTGTGCGTAATCATAACAACCTGAGATTGCTGGGCAACATCTTTAATCAACCGGTTGAACAGATTGGTATTGGCGTCATCCAGGGCAGCGTCAACTTCGTCCAGAACCAGGAACGGCGAAGGACGGTACTTTAAAATGGCGAAAATCAAAGCAACCGCCACCAGTGACTTTTCACCACCGGACAGCAGATTAACATTTTGTCTTCTTTTGCCGGGAACCTGAATATCGATATCAACTCCTGTTTCCAGCAAATCATTTTCATCAGTCAGCAAAAGTTCTCCGCGGCCTCCCGGAAAGATCTGCGCAAATACGTCCTTAAAGCAGACATTGACGGCTTCAAATGTTTCGGCAAATCTGGCGCGGGAAATTTTATTAATGCGTGTAATTGTCCGTTGCAAAACATTAAGCGAAGTATTCAGATCCGATATTTGTGCCGATAAGAAGTTATAACGTTTATCGAGCTCTTCAAATTCATTAAGGGCAAGCAAATTTACTTCGCCGAATTCATCTATTATTTGCTTATTTTTTTCCAGTAAGGCGATGAGTTCGGTAAGTTTCTCCTCTTCGATTTTCGTAAATCCGTCGACCATGCTTTTCAGGTCAATATCATGTTTCTCGGCAATTATTTTTCTCAAATTTTCGCCATTTAAGGCCACTTCGCGACACTGAATTTCCATTTCATTTATCTGCTGACGTAATTCATCAAGTTTCTTTTTAATTTCCCTGATTTCATTTTCTTTTATTTTCAGTTGCGCGTCTTCCCGATTCTGCGCCGCCTTTTTTTCTGCCAGAACCGTTTCCTGCGCTGCAAAGCCGGAATAAAGTTCCTTGAGTATCGTTTGCTCCGTTTCGATTGTTTGGGTTAATTCGATAATCTGCTTTTCGCAGGAAACAATCTCCTCACCTTTAACCATATCTTCATTTTCTATTGTACTGATATCATTTTGCAGTCGCGATATTGTTCGTAAATCAGCTTCCTTTTTCTCTTCTGAAGAAGCCATCTCTATTTTTTTGTCCGTTAAATAACGCTCCTGTTCATCAATTATCACCCGCGTCTGATCTCTTTCCGCGTTTAAATTGGAAATTAGTGTATTGATTTCTTTTTCTTCTTCATCTTTGCGTAAAAGATCGGCGTTGAATTTTTGCAACTTTTCTTCGGCTTCCACTTCTTCCGCCTTTATGTTTTGCCGGTTAAATTCCAAAACGGCAATTCTCTGCTTTAATCTGTTTGTTTCGTCTCCAAAACGTTCGTGATCTTTTTTTCTACCGTTAATAGCAATTTCCAACAAATGAATCCTGGTTCTCATTTGAGCCAATTCTTCTTCCCATTGAGCTATCATGGCAACAAGTTTCTTTTTTTGATCCGTCTTTACTTCTAAATCTGAAGAGAGCGATGATACTTCGTTTCCCAGTTCATTAATTTCCCTTTTTGTCGCTAAAAGACTTTTTTCCACTGCCGCTCCGCTACCGCCTGTTAACACTCCATGCCGACTGATAATATCTCCATCCGGTGTAACAAAAGTTCCTCTAAAACCATTTTTCTTCCAGAGAGAAAGACCTTTTTCAATTGTTGGTATGAGTAGAACATCGCCTAACAGACATTCGGCAATTTGCTTAAAATCATCATGAACTTTAACTTTCTGCAATAAGTATTCAGCTTCCTGAAGATGTTCTTCGCTGAAAGTTTTTGCTTCATGATTTCTCAAATCCACTGATACAAAACTGCCGCGGCCCAATTGATAGTTTTTTAAATGATCGATAGCACGTACGCCGTCTTCCTGACTTTTGACGACTACATATTGAAGCTTTTCTCCCAAAACCGCTTCCACAGCAGATTCATATTCACGGGAAACATTTATATGATCAGCCACAACTCCGTAAAAATTATCTCTTTGTTCATTATTTTCAATAATCGTCTTAACGCCTTCGTTACTCCACTTATATGCTTCCTGAAATTCTTTCAGAGAAACCAATCGGGATGATTTAACGTTTATCTCTTCCTTAATTTTAGCGATGCTTTCCTCGTTTGATTGCAAATCCGCTTTATATCTCTCAACCTCGCTCGTCGCCATCGTTCTTCTCTCTCCCAACTGAACGATGTCCTCTTCATCCTTGGTTAATTCTTCATTTACCGATGCCAATTTGCCTGTTAAATCAGTAAACAATTTTTTATCATCGTCCAGCTCACGGGTTTCTCTTTCCTCACGTTTTTTCAAATCCTCGATATTTTTGCTCAGACTGGAAATCATATTCTTGAGCTTGGCTTTTTCCGTCACTATATCGATATATAAAATTTTCTTTTCTTCCAACTGAGTATTTGCTGTTTTATCGATATCGTTCAGTTCTTGAACTTTTTGCTGAATTTCGTCATGTTCTGTTTTTAGGACGGCAATTTTACTTTCGGCGTTAGCCGCACTTGTTTGCAGATTTTCAATTTCTACAATCAAATCAGCTTTTTTCGACCGGAGCAGTTGAATTTCCGCTAAATCTTTTTGCTTGCGTTCCGAGGTGTCCTCTGCCTGGCGGCTGGCAAATTCGATATTTTTTTCTTTAATACTGATTGTATTTTTTATCTCGTAGAGTTCCTGCTGGCTTTTGGCTATCAACTCTTCATTTTCCAAAAGTTTCATTTTCAGCTCATCTAACGCTGATTCTTTAGCTTCGAGATTTGCATGAATGCCTGAATTCTCATCTTGAAGTTGGGTTCGCACAGCCTGTAAAGAAGATTCTTTCCCGGCAAGTTCAACATAATTTTGCAGGGCAATTGTTAATTCCGCTTCTTTGCTTTGCTGCTTTATGTTTTTATATTGTTCCGCTCTTTTGGCCTGGCGGGAAATGGTATTGAGCTGAGATTTTACTTCCTTAATGATATCGTTCAGCCGCAAAATATTTTGTTTTGTCGCTTCCATTTTACGGACTGCGGCTTCCTTGCGGCTTTTATATTTGGAGACGCCGGCGGCATCTTCAATAAACAATCTTCTATCTTCAGGCTTGGCTTCAACAAGATTAGACACATGCCCCTGCTCAATCAGAGAATATGTTCTGGCGCCAACACCTGTGCCCATGAAGAATTCTTTGATATCAAGAAGCCGGCAGGGAACCTTGTTGAGATAATATTCATGCTCACCTTCACAAACAACCTTACGGGAAACAGAAATCTCGCTCAATTCGGAATAAGCACCCGGGAAACTTTGACCATTGGCAACCAAAGTCATGGTAACTTCCGCTATGCTTACCGGCGCGGAATCCTGGCTGCCGTTAAAAACAACATCATCCATTTTTGTCCCGCGTAAAGCTTTGACGCGTTGTTCACCCATTACCCACCGGATAGCGTCAACGATATTGGACTTTCCGCAACCGTTGGGTCCAACTATTCCCGTGATTCCGTTGTGAAAATCAAGAATAACTTTGTCGCGAAACGATTTAAAACCGGATATTTCTAACTTTTTTAAATTCATAATTTTTCTGTTTAATGTCTGTGCTGGAATTTATAAAATTCTAGCAAAAGATTATTCCTTTGTAAAGAAAAAATACAACAAATGGTGTTATCTAATAATTTATACCACAATATATAGTACTTTGATCTTCTTTACTTTTTTCCGTAGTTTCCTCAAATAAAGACACTTTATAGACATAAAAAATGCCTAAAATATCAATTCGGGAATAAAAAATTGAAAAACTGAAGATTTACTATATTTGCAGGAGCTTGTATCACAAAATGAGCACAATGCAAATGTTTGGCTAAAGTTAATT
It encodes the following:
- the mtnA gene encoding S-methyl-5-thioribose-1-phosphate isomerase — translated: MIRTIFWKNNSVILIDQNALPIAEKYVVCNSYKEVISAIKDLTVRGAPAIGVAAAMAAALGALHLPSLSPKEFQKNILAICDEIAKSRPTARNLFWALERMKEVLSRAKPASQSNLIKELINEAKCICSEDIEINRQMGKNGSPLFADGDNILTHCNAGALATAGYGTALGVIRAACEQGKKLHVYVDETRPVLQGARLTTWELKKEKIPFTLITDNMAGFLMSQGKIDKIIVGADRIAANGDTANKIGTYSLAVLARAHRIPFYIAAPLSTIDVSLKTGEVIPIEERKSEEVTKFKGVRSAPAGTKVYNPAFDVTPAKFISAIITEKGILTKPYCISISSMHKGEKRS
- a CDS encoding serine/threonine protein phosphatase yields the protein MNKIYAIGDIHGCLEKLKDLMSRIDIDRQNDTLIFIGDYIDRGRFSKEVIDYVLHLQGKYKKMVCLLGNHESMFLNYLEGVDEDMYLTNGGINTLHSYGISLYDDIEKRKNKIPADHLTFFQSLRPYYEEGTYIFVHAGLNPEVPLAEQGIYDLLWVRYEFIESEHDIGKIVVFGHTPIGERPLIKKNKIGIDTGVVYGGKLTCIELPDIKIYQA
- the smc gene encoding chromosome segregation protein SMC — protein: MNLKKLEISGFKSFRDKVILDFHNGITGIVGPNGCGKSNIVDAIRWVMGEQRVKALRGTKMDDVVFNGSQDSAPVSIAEVTMTLVANGQSFPGAYSELSEISVSRKVVCEGEHEYYLNKVPCRLLDIKEFFMGTGVGARTYSLIEQGHVSNLVEAKPEDRRLFIEDAAGVSKYKSRKEAAVRKMEATKQNILRLNDIIKEVKSQLNTISRQAKRAEQYKNIKQQSKEAELTIALQNYVELAGKESSLQAVRTQLQDENSGIHANLEAKESALDELKMKLLENEELIAKSQQELYEIKNTISIKEKNIEFASRQAEDTSERKQKDLAEIQLLRSKKADLIVEIENLQTSAANAESKIAVLKTEHDEIQQKVQELNDIDKTANTQLEEKKILYIDIVTEKAKLKNMISSLSKNIEDLKKREERETRELDDDKKLFTDLTGKLASVNEELTKDEEDIVQLGERRTMATSEVERYKADLQSNEESIAKIKEEINVKSSRLVSLKEFQEAYKWSNEGVKTIIENNEQRDNFYGVVADHINVSREYESAVEAVLGEKLQYVVVKSQEDGVRAIDHLKNYQLGRGSFVSVDLRNHEAKTFSEEHLQEAEYLLQKVKVHDDFKQIAECLLGDVLLIPTIEKGLSLWKKNGFRGTFVTPDGDIISRHGVLTGGSGAAVEKSLLATKREINELGNEVSSLSSDLEVKTDQKKKLVAMIAQWEEELAQMRTRIHLLEIAINGRKKDHERFGDETNRLKQRIAVLEFNRQNIKAEEVEAEEKLQKFNADLLRKDEEEKEINTLISNLNAERDQTRVIIDEQERYLTDKKIEMASSEEKKEADLRTISRLQNDISTIENEDMVKGEEIVSCEKQIIELTQTIETEQTILKELYSGFAAQETVLAEKKAAQNREDAQLKIKENEIREIKKKLDELRQQINEMEIQCREVALNGENLRKIIAEKHDIDLKSMVDGFTKIEEEKLTELIALLEKNKQIIDEFGEVNLLALNEFEELDKRYNFLSAQISDLNTSLNVLQRTITRINKISRARFAETFEAVNVCFKDVFAQIFPGGRGELLLTDENDLLETGVDIDIQVPGKRRQNVNLLSGGEKSLVAVALIFAILKYRPSPFLVLDEVDAALDDANTNLFNRLIKDVAQQSQVVMITHNKSTMEVANSLFGVTMQKQGISSLVSVNLN
- the ftcD gene encoding glutamate formimidoyltransferase, producing the protein MKIIECVPNFSEGCDSRTITAIAAVFKSFPDVQLADFSGDADHNRSVFTFLGKPKDVLAAALAACGKALELIDMRKQAGAHPRLGAVDVVPFVPLGTAKMKDAVDLAHSFGKQLGERFGVPVYFYGFAARKDSYIELPDVRRGGYEGLAEKMMRMKDIPDEGGKKFNAQSGATVVGARDLLVAYNINLASEDMHLAKHIASRIREKGGGLKSVRAIGLMLKSRGVAQVSLNLLNYKETPLKTVFDRVKILAAEGGAKILESELIGLAPKCAFAGTTPEYLKLKDFNEHRLLETHLKYLSQ
- a CDS encoding Asp-tRNA(Asn)/Glu-tRNA(Gln) amidotransferase GatCAB subunit B — translated: MDFETVIGLEVHAQMLTDTKIFCGCSTKFGASPNSHTCPVCLGMPGVLPVLNKKVVEYAMKMALATNCGINKSCEFARKNYFYPDLPKGYQISQYSYPLAEHGHVILDINGEQKKIGITRIHMEEDAGKLMHDEHNPVSYVDLNRTGVPLIEIVSEPDMRSSEEAADYLKRLHEILVYLEICDGNMEEGSFRCDANVSIRPRGQKEYGTRTELKNMNSFRNVQRALEYEIKRQQYLVENGGTVIQETRLWDDAQGATNSMRSKEEAHDYRYFPDPDLVPILVDDAWVEKIKKDLPELPLVKRERFVKDYQIPAYDAGVLTADKALANYYEEVVKLCAKPKVASNWIMGDVMKFLNEDKLDIRQCPIKAQSLADMIRLIEEGTISGKMAKEIVEDMYKTGKSPQMIIEEKGLVQITNEGELVKTITAIIEANPGQLKDYRGGKEKLFGFFVGQVMKATQGKANPQLVNELLKKMLAE
- the gatA gene encoding Asp-tRNA(Asn)/Glu-tRNA(Gln) amidotransferase GatCAB subunit A (allows the formation of correctly charged Asn-tRNA(Asn) or Gln-tRNA(Gln) through the transamidation of misacylated Asp-tRNA(Asn) or Glu-tRNA(Gln) in organisms which lack either or both of asparaginyl-tRNA or glutaminyl-tRNA synthetases; reaction takes place in the presence of glutamine and ATP through an activated phospho-Asp-tRNA(Asn) or phospho-Glu-tRNA), whose translation is MELNQFTIHELQEKIKNGDVSATQITESVFSRIDAVEERVHSYIRLIKDEALAAAAKADENIKKGDIKPLTGIPIALKDIVCTKGIITTCGSHILHNFAPPYNATVVEKLTSAGAVFVGKTNMDEFAMGSSTETSYFGPTRNPWDLERIPGGSSGGSATAVAADECIASIGSDTGGSIRQPAALCGVVGMKPTYGRVSRFGLIAFASSLDQIGPFTKDVEDCAIMMNVLAGYDAKESTSVPMEVPDYRQFVGRDIKGWKIGIPKEYFIEGIDPEVTAAIKKAIMVIEQSGGQCVDISLPHTQYSVATYYIIAPAEASSNLARYDGVRYGFRSADVRELLEMYRTTRMQGFGAEVKRRIMIGTYALSAGYYDAYYKKASQVRALIKRDFEEAFKKCDVILTPTTPTPAFKIGEKTDDPLQMYLSDIFTISTNLAGIPGISVPCGFTSGGLPIGVQFLAGHFEEGKLIQIASAYEKNAKIEKRRPAL
- a CDS encoding signal recognition particle-docking protein FtsY, whose protein sequence is MSFFEKIKNGLTKTRNALTKNLDNLIFGRRVLDKELFDELEELLISADMGPQFTYDLIDDVKQRVSRNELQNAQEIKKILQERMIAILQKMETPLSIPKGKPFIIMTIGVNGSGKTTTIGKLANSLKSDGYEVMLVAADTFRAAAVEQLEVWGQRVGAPVIKQKTNADPAAVVFDAVAKIKAGYSGVVIVDTAGRLHTRVNLMEELKKVKRIINKEMPELSPEILLILDATTGQNAVVQAKTFKEEIGATGIVLTKLDGTSKGGVVVRIASELALPVRYIGVGEGLDDLRVFDSGDFTKALLE